A part of Periophthalmus magnuspinnatus isolate fPerMag1 chromosome 14, fPerMag1.2.pri, whole genome shotgun sequence genomic DNA contains:
- the LOC117380981 gene encoding odorant receptor 131-2-like, whose amino-acid sequence MNDTAEVVRSIQTPSRALLSMLPCFLFLYVNAVMLFALLRKPLLLESSRYILFGHLLFTDSLQLLVSMLLYIFAVTMIKMSSYVCIIFTLIAGVTVKMSPLNLAVMSLERYVAICFPLRYINIATTRTTGVAIAVMWSMASLDSFTQLFLFVSSTNTSFTTHCTRQSVFKLHIYTTLNRSFTIMYFVLVSMIIIYSYIAIMVSVKTSSANVCHVDKAHRTVLLHLLQLCLCLTSTLFNMINSSGLWNIDPATAIHVQYALFLGLIMFPKCLSPLLYGLRDNHFRHVLKDCFTFGLERRAKIRPAPKF is encoded by the coding sequence ATGAATGACACAGCAGAAGTGGTGCGGTCCATACAGACTCCTTCTCGTGCCTTGCTGTCCATGCTGCCATGCTTCCTCTTCTTGTATGTCAATGCTGTTATGTTGTTCGCTCTGCTGAGAAAACCACTGCTTCTTGAGTCCTCACGATATATCCTTTTTGGTCATTTGCTCTTTACTGACTCTCTGCAGCTGCTGGTATCAATGTTACTCTATATTTTTGCTGTTACAATGATCAAAATGTCTAGTTATGTATGTATAATCTTCACTTTAATTGCAGGTGTAACTGTCAAAATGTCTCCCCTTAATCTGGCTGTGATGTCTCTTGAAAGATATGTTGCTATATGTTTTCCTCTAAGATATATTAATATTGCCACAACTAGAACAACTGGAGTTGCAATAGCTGTTATGTGGTCTATGGCTTCCTTGGACTCTTTTACAcagctgtttctgtttgttagctctACAAATACCAGCTTCACCACTCACTGCACCAGGCAATCTGTCTTTAAACTTCACATTTACACAACACTCAACAGATCATTCACTATCATGTACTTTGTACTAGTCAGTATGATCATTATATACTCATACATTGCTATAATGGTGAGTGTCAAAACATCTTCAGCCAATGTCTGCCATGTTGACAAAGCCCACAGAACGGTCCTATTACATCTATTACAACTGTGTCTTTGTCTCACTTCCACTTTATTTAACATGATAAATTCAAGTGGGCTATGGAACATAGACCCAGCTACTGCTATACATGTTCAGTACGCACTTTTCCTTGGCCTAATCATGTTCCCCAAATGTCTGAGTCCACTTCTGTATGGACTCAGGGATAACCATTTCAGACACGTTTTGAAAGACTGTTTTACTTTTGGGCTAGAAAGAAGAGCAAAGATAAGACCAGCTCCAAAATTTTGA